One segment of Leguminivora glycinivorella isolate SPB_JAAS2020 chromosome 12, LegGlyc_1.1, whole genome shotgun sequence DNA contains the following:
- the LOC125231598 gene encoding uncharacterized protein LOC125231598, whose protein sequence is MGDALKKLVAARGQAKGFMTRLRAYINNIDPDDKEVIDTVEAAYFEMAAYLNSQLMPIGVDSTLARPAQEAGYGGYQRLPRIEIKKFNGERTGLRHWKPLPRRNPQQREAA, encoded by the exons ATGGGTGATGCACTGAAAAAACTAGTCGCAGCCAGAGGACAAGCCAAAGGGTTTATGACCCGTTTAAGGGCTTACATAAACAACATAGATCCAG ATGACAAAGAGGTCATAGACACGGTGGAAGCTGCTTACTTTGAGATGGCTGCATATCTCAATTCGCAGTTAATGCCTATTGGTGTCGATTCTACTCTCGCGCGACCTGCGCAAGAGGCCGGTTACGGCGGATACCAAAGGCTCCCACGCATTGAGATCAAAAAATTCAACGGCGAG AGGACCGGGCTGCGGCACTGGAAACCCTTGCCCAGGCGCAACCCCCAACAAAGAGAAGCAGCTTAG